Part of the Scyliorhinus canicula chromosome 13, sScyCan1.1, whole genome shotgun sequence genome, ccttttctggcaacattcttcccaaactacataattccacATCTCTtaacattaaagattgactagcccctgtatctcttaaaattgtgacttctttacctgctcctcctgatacacatgaggaaactttacccacacaagtaaattctttaatgaaatgaaaattgctcattgtcacaagtacgcttcaaatgaagttactgtgaaaagcccctagtagccacattccggcacctgttcggggaggctgttacgggaagacatctggcaccttcttaacaattacttcttgaacaggctgtacaatcgtttgtacctccttcacttcccttgggctttcctttaccactctaacaaatcccactgtcttatgctgttttaccacatcagcctttccagtggttttcttcaaccaccgacactgtgactttacatggcctagtttattacagtgaaaacatttggggggaaaccggagaacccggaggaaatccatacaggcacaggcagaacgtgcagactgcgcatagacagtgacccagctgggaatcgaacctgggaccctggtgccatgaagcaacagtgctaaccactgtgctaccgtgtcgaccaacaaagactttttaaaaaataaattagagtacccaattatttctttccccaatgaaggagcaatttagcgtggccaatccacctaccctgcacatctttgggttgtggggctgagacccacgcagacacagggagaatgtgcaaactccacacggacagtgacccaggactgggatagaacccgggtcctcagcaccgtgaggcagcagtgctaaccactgcaccaccatgccgcccaacaaAGATAAAATGGCagtggagaatgtgggcattAATCCCACTACCTCTCGCATGCAAAGCAAACGCTCTAACAATTGAGCTACTTCCCCCAGTCAGctgaacaaaccaggaggtccCAGCTGTGAACTGGAAGCCAATGAACACAAGTGAGGGGTGAAACCAGAAATAAGAGTTTCCATAAAAATAGGTTCTTTGTTCcggaattcttgaatcatctgtttgtttgtttgtgtttagtGATCTCTTTCTGCTTTTGCCCATGTGCTTAACTTTTCTGTATTGTTTGATATTCCGTTTCTCAGTTTTACGCAGTTTATACTCACCCATAGACGCAGTTTGATTCAGTGCTTTGTCCTTATTCAAGTGTATATCAGTGAGTAACTAACAATATAGTTGTATCTTTGAATCTCCACCAACTGGACTTCTGATTCTTATTAGAAGAGAAAAATAAGAGACCCTGCAGCCCTTTACATTGGAAGCTTGTTCCCCacgagtcccacagggagatcagcgATGGTTTCCTCTTGGTTCCTGTGGAGGTTCTGACAAGGATAAACTAGTCACTTAGACAGGTGCAGGATAActaagccagcatggattcattaACGGAAAATCTTGTTTAATTTACTTGTTCGAGTCTTTTAATCAGGTagcagagaaggttgataagGGCAACACAGTTGATGTGGTTATGCGGATttgcaaaaggcatttgatacaatgccacacaacagactggtGAGAAAAATTCCAGCTCCTGGAATAAAAGGGAAAAGTAGGAACTTGGATAAGAAActgactgagtgacaggaaacagctgTGGACAATGGTTGTTTTTAAGATTGGGGCAAGGTTTGtaatggagttccccaggggtcagtgttgggacaatTGTTCTTCGTGATATATGTTCATGACCAGACTGTGGTGTTCAGGGCATTATATCAAAATTTGCAAATTATTTGAAGATTGGAAACCTTGtcaattgtgatgaggatggtcTTATTTTCAACAGGACGCAGACCtattggtggattgggcagacaagtggcagatgaagttcaatgcagagaagtgtgaggtgattaattttggcaggaagaatgtggagagacagaaagagagaaattgtaaaggagggacagagggacctcggtgtatctgtacagaaatcattgaagatggcagagcaggttgaAAGAGTGGTTAGtaaaaatattggccagaattctccggctgttcgctGGCGGTAAAGTTCTCAGTTgttgctggcagcgcactcctGCTCGAGGCTTTCCCAACGGAATGCTGAGtcttcaataggaattcccattggcTGCAGGAACATAGAATCCCTCTCCAGTGAACGATACCCTGCCTCCTGcttccggagaatccagccataggTTTAATATTAGGggaattgagtacaagagtaagggaGTCACAATGAACTGATATAAGACATTAATTAGGcctcatctggagcactgtgtcaagttctgggcaccatactcgaggaaggatgtgatggcgttggagagagtacagagcagtttaacaagaatgattccagggagagGTTTGAACTGCGATCCTTGGGGaaaaggtaagaagtcttacaacaccaggttaaagtccaacaggtttgtttcaaacacaaactttcggagcactgctccttcctcaggtgaatgaagaggtacttctccattcacctgaggaaggagctgcgctccgaaagctcgtgtttgaaacaaacatgttggactttaacctggtgttgtaagacttcttactgtgctcaccccagtccaacgccggcatctccacatcatggggaaAAGGTGGCTAAGAGCAGacttgaatgaaaatcgcttattattacaagtaggctccaaatgaagttactgtgaaaagcccgtagtcgccacattccggcaactgttcggggaggctggtatgggaattgaaccgtgctgctggcctgccttcaaagccagtgatttagccctgtgctaaaccagcccctattattcAAGAtactgagaggtatggacagggtaaatggAGAGAACCTTCCCTCTCAAGGAGAGCATCAAGAACGAGAcgacacagattcaaaataatgggcaaaaTGAGAAGTGATGTGACAATATTTTTCACCCAAGAGGTATTTGGAATCTGGAACAAACTTTCTGAGAGAGTGGTGGATCCAGTTTCAATtcaggtattcaaaagggaattggattgttagCTGAAACATGTGCAAGGTTATGGTGACGAGGGAGGGCAGTGGGACTAGACAGATTGCCCTTTtagaggaccagtgcagactcgatggccaaatggcttcctcctccaCTGTAAAGATTAGTGATTCTGTGAAGTCAGAATGGTGtcttggagggaaacctgcaggtgtggggggggggggggggggggggggggggttcccgtaCATCTGCTGCTTTTGGCCTTTCAGACtgtagagattgtgggtttggaaggtgctattgaactgttgagttcctgcagtgaatcctgTGGATGGCTCATCTCCGGTTTGACACCTAGAGTGAGAATTAGAGCAAAGACTAAACATGACAATTAACAGTAACATAAAATCCACATTGATACGATTGATCATTAGGTTAAATATTTATTTGAACAACTATTTGCTTCAATAATCTGACGTTACATATGTTTAAATGGTATAATTTAAACGTGTGTATGTGAACAACAATGTGGCGTTCACAAGCACCAATCGTTCAAGTTGCCAAGTTAAAGCTGTTAAAAAGATCTCTGGAATTTTTGGCTGAATGAATTGAAGTACAAAAGTACAAAACCAGAGACATTATCGTAAACCTTTCATAAAACAGAGTCAAACATTGCTGCAGTATTGTGTTTAACTCAGAGCAGCGACTCAGAGCAGCAGAGACTTTGGGAAGGAGAATGTTTTCAGGATGTAGCAATTCTGCTATTTGGAGGGACAGGAGACGCTGGACTTTTCAAATTGTAATCTTCAAACAAAGAAGATTATGAGGTGGTAAAAATTTTGAGgggttttgatggagtaaataaggagacAACTGGCTAAGGAATCAATAATTAAAGGACATAAGTTTAAGGTAATTATCAAAAGAATCATGGGAGATGAGAATATGTTTTTGGAGATATTGTGATTTGGGATGTGTTGTCTGAAAGATTCAATGGTCAATTTTGAAGGTAATTAGATTGTTTACTTCAAAAGGAAACGTCTACAGAACTATGGGGGGAAAAGCAAGAGAATGAGATTCATTGGAAAACTGTTAGTACGAGCTAGTCGAGAAGTAAAGTACCCCTTCTGAACTGGAAGCATCTGTTGATTCTTCTATATCGATCTGGCTTATCGAACTATGTACATCTTTCAGCAGGTATGTGCTGGCATTCAAAGCTGCATCATCCTTCTCACCGTGTGCGGGAGACCAGTAATAATTCATCTGCAGCCCATGAGCAAGTTCAGCCAGGTAGACCCGCCCATCAATCCAGTATGGGCTGATGTCCGTTCGCTTCGGTTTCAGCCGCCCAGATTTTAATAGATTTGCAAAATCCTGAAATGTTAAATGAGAAAGTTAAATGGCACTAAGCTGCTGTCCCAAATGACATATTTTAACTTCCCTTGCTCCTTTCGAGTTTAATTAATACTCATTAAAGAAGATGAAATTCTGGTTCCTGCCCAAACTCTGGCACAAGATAATCACTCTCTTCATCTTGGAATTTCAATGTAATTAGCCAATTATCTGGCCCTCATACTTTACCCAATTCAAAATACATGCTGGAAAAtctgacctcattaacagtacaccctggatgcttcatccgatgctaatgcttatgtagtaacattttatatcttgtgttgccctattatgtattttcttgaattttgtttaattcccttttcttcccatgtactgaatgcaAAAAAATGCTgcttgcaaaaaaatacttttcactgtacctcagtacacgtgacaataaacaaatccaatccagaagCACTGAGCATTTTGAGACACTAAGATCCCTGCTAAATTAACTGCAGCATGTGCAGTGTGGGTTCGGGGTGGGTGGTTTGGGAGGTAGCTGGGTTCTGGGCTGGAGGAaatcatacaaagaacaaagataacaaacaaataaaattacagcacaggaacaggcccttcggccctcccagccagtgccgatccagatcctttatctaaacctgtcgcctattttccaaggtctacttctctctgttccccacccattcatatacctgtccagatgcatcttaaatgatgctatcgtgcctgcctctaccacctccgctggcaaagcgttccaggcacccaccaccctctgcgtaaaaaactttccacgcacatctcccttaaactttccccctctcactttgaaatcgtgaccccttgtaactgacaccccccactcttggaaaaagcttgttgctatccaccctgtccatacctctcataattttgtagacctcaatcaggtcccccctcaacctccgtctttccaatgaaaataatcctaatatactcaacctttcctcatagctagcaccctccataccaggcaacatcctggtgaatctcctctgcaccctctctaaagcatccacatccttctggtaatgtggcgaccagaactgcacgcagtattccaaatgtggcctaaccaaagtccgatacaactgtaacatgacctgccgactcttgtactcaataccccgtccgatgaaggcaagcatgctgtatgcctttttgaccactctattgacctgcgttgccaccttcagggtacaatggacctgaactcccagatctctctgtacatcaattttccccaggactcttccattgaccatattgtccgctcttgagttagattttacaaaatgcatcacctcgcatttgcctggattgaactccatctgccatttctctgcccaactctccaatctatctatattttgctgtattctctgacagtccgcctcgctatctgcaactccaccaatcttagtatcatctgcaaacttgctaatcagaccacctataccttcctccaggtcatttatgtatatcacaaacaacagtggtccgagcacggatccctgtggaacaccactagtcacctttctccattttgagacactcccttccaccactactctctgtctcctgttgcccagccagttctttatccatctagctagtacaccctgaaccccatacgacttcactttttccatcaacctgccataggaaactttatcaaatgctttactgaagtccatgtatatgacatctacagctcttccctcatcaattaactttgtcacatcatcaaagaattctattaggtttgtaagacatgaccttccctgcacaaaaccatgctgcctatcactgataagtctgttttcttccaaatgtgaatagatcctatccctcagtatcttctccaacagtttgcctaccactgacgtcaagctcacaggtctataaatccctggattatccctgcttcccttcttaaacaaagggacgacattagcaattctccagtcctccgggacctcacccgtgctcaaggatgctgcaaagatatctgttaaggccccagctatttcgtccctcgcttccctcagtaacctgggacagaTCCCattcggtcctggggacttgtccaccttaatgacttttagaatacccaaaacctcccccttcgtTATGCCAACATGACctggagtatttaaacatccatccctcgcctcaacatccatcatgtccctctccatggtgaataccgatgctaagtactcattaagaatctcactcatttcctctgactccacgcataaattccctcttttgtctttgagtgggccaatcctttctctagttaccctcttgctccttatatacaaataaaaggctttgggattttccttaaccctgttagccaaagatattttgtgaccccttttagccctctttattgcacgtttgagattcgtcctactttcccgatattcctccaaagcttcatcagttttgagttgcctcgatcctatgtatgcttcctttttcatcttagctagtctcacaattccacccgtcatccctggttccctaatcttgccatttctctctctcattttcacagggacatgtctgtcctgcactctaatcaacctttccttaaaagactcccacatttcaaatgtggatttacccttaaacagctgctcccaatctacattccctagctcctgccgaattttgataTACTTGGCctatccccaatttagcactcttcctttaggaccactctcgcctttgtccatgagtattctaaaacttatggaattgtgatcgctattcccaaagtaatcgccgactgaaacgtcaaccacctggccgggatcattccccaataccaggtccagtatggccccttcccgagtttgaCTATtgacatactgctctaaaaaattcccctggatgctccttacaaactctgctccatctacgcctccaacactacatgagtcccattcaatgttggggaagttaaaatctcccatcacaaccaccctgttgctcctacattgttctataatctgtctacatatttgtacctctacttcatgctcacttttgggaggcctatagtaaagtcccaacaatgttactgcacccttcctatttcttagctccacccatattgcctcagtgctcgaatcctccatcgtgccctccttaatcacagctgtgatatcatctctgactagtaatgcaactcctccaccccttttacctccctctctattcctcctgaagcatctataccctgggatatttagttgccagtcttgcccatccctcaaccaagtctcagtaataccaataacatcatattcccaggtactgatccaagccctacgttcatctgccttacctgctacacttctcgcattaaaacaaatgcacctcagaccacctgtccctttgcgatcatcatctcatccctgtctactcttccccttagtcacattgagtttattatccagtactttACTGGCTTtatttgctgcttctttactgacctctaacttcctaatctggttcccattcccctgccacattagtttaaaacctccctaacagtgttagcaaaagcaccccctagacattggttccagtcctgcccaggtgtagaccatccggtttgtaatggtccaaCCGCCCCcataaccggttccaatgtcccaaaaatctgaacccctccctcctgcaccatctctcaagccacgtattcattctgactattcttaaatttctactctgactgtcccgtggcactggtagcaatcccgagattactacctttgaggtcctactttttaacttatctcctaactccctaaattcagattgtaggacctcatcccgttttttaccgatATCGTTGGtgtctatatgcaccacgacaactggctgttcaccctcctgctttagtatgtcctgcagccaatcggagacatccctgacccgtgcacccgggaggcaacatacgggagacagaaacgcctgtctactcccctcacgattaaatcccctatgactatagtcctgccagtctttttcccgcccttctgtgcagcagagccagccacggtgccatgagcctggctactactgccttcccctggtgagtcatctcccccaacagtatccaaaacggtatacctgttttggagggagatgaccgcaggggacaccagcactgccttcctgctctttctctgcctttaatCATGAATGATTAGCTTGAACATCAGGATCCAATAAACTCTATGGCATGACCAGCCTGGCAGATTACCCCTGGACTGCTTTCCAGGCCAATTCTGTGCCATGGACAAAAACATTTGCTACAATGTCAATTCATTTtgccaccaaatccagaattgaatTGTTTATGGTCTTTGACATTGTCTCAGGTTGGTagcatgcccctttaagggggtgggttCCCAGATTGTCATGTGACCCAATCGGCCAATGGGCAGGGGCGCATGAACCCTGGGGCGGAGTACGGTTTTCCCAGTTGGTCAGGAATTTGGACTCTTGGATCAAGGGTAGCTTTTTTAATCTCACACTTTGTATATAGTTATTACTTTAATAAGTTGTTATTCGTTAATCAACTTGGTTGTCACCCGATTGTCAGGGTGTGACAGTTGGGCCTTCCTACGGAATTAACTGATTCAGCAATCTATCAGTGACAAAATGCCTCTTTTTGACAAACGAAAACCAGTTGACCCCAATACAGAGAAATGGGCGCTAGATGTCAAAtgtctctgtttttatttaaggCCAACAAAATTGTGGGGAAGAGAAGCAGCGGATAATCCTATTGGCCGCCTCCGGGGCAACTCCATATAATCTGATCAGGAGTCTGACTTCTCCAGAAGCTCCCGACTCAAAAACCTTCGAGGGGCTTGTGGGATTAGTCAAGGGAGTAATCACCAAAAGCCTTCAATAATAATGCAACAATACAAGTTCAGTTCAACaacaagggacagagggagatgaTTGTGGTGTTCGTGGCATGCCGGAAACAAATGACTGAACAATGCGCTCAATGCCATGTTGAGGGACAGGTTGGTCTGTGGTGTGAACGACATGGCCATACAAAGAATTGTTAGCAGAGGCAGAGATTACCTTAAAGAAGGCATTAGAGGTCCCCCAGGCTTTAGATAGTgctgtggttgggggtggggtggaggggggggggggagggggggggggggttggcgggagAATGGATTTACACAACTTGCAAGCAGGCAAGGTCCACCCGGTTTGGCGGGAAGCCTCTGCCAGTCTTGCCATTACTGGCGCAGGGGTGACCATCCCCAGGAAAGATGTAAATTCAGGGAAGCAACATGTTGTGCCTGCAATAGAAGGCGGCACATTAGGAGAAAATACACGACTGGCAGAGCCACAGGGGGCCGATAAAAAGAAAATTCGGACTCCAGCACACAGCATTGAGAATTATTCTGGAAGCCCATCTGAAGTTTACAGTTTAAACAACATAAAAGTGTGAAAGACACCCCCCAATGATTGTTGTACTGATGGTAATGGTCAGCCACTGAGAATGGAGGTGGACACGGGGGCCTCCACTACAGTTGTCGCTATCATTATTTGCAAGGTGGGGTCCAGCTCCTGAGGTTAAAAGCAGGATGGTCAGGTATTCTGGGAAGCTTTAAGAATCCTGGGAATAACCACAATGCCCGTAAGCTACTGGcaccagttcaaagatgtgcgtgttaggggGGTTGGCCACGGTAAATCGAATCTTagggaggtgcaggttaggttatggggttatgggggtaaggggAGTGGGCAAGGGTGGACATTTGAAAGGTTGGTGTAGACTTggccggccgaatggcctccttctgcactgtagggattctatgattctatgaactcaactgcctttaatggaaatgaaagttTCTGCCCAAAACATAATTAGCTACCCCCTTATCCATCCACTGGTCGAGAGCGAGGTGACGGAAACCTGCCCCACTCACTCGCGCTTTAACTTTAAATGCTCCTCGTCATTCAAATGAAGGTCTTGTAACAAGGCTGTGTCTACTTTCTCCGTTTTAAGGACAGGTTCCTGTTGCTTTTGACAGGATGATGAATTCCCCGCACGTTCCAGGCGGGTAGTTTTAAATCATCTGCTGCCATTGCACAATCCACCAGATTCTCCATCGGCTAACGCCGggatcgggattctccatcggctaacgccggaatcgggattctccatcggctaacgccggaatcgggattctccatcggctaacGCCGggatcgggattctccatcggctaacGCCGggatcgggattctccatcggctaatGCCGggatcgggattctccatcggctaacgccggaatcgggattctccatcggctaacGCCGggatcgggattctccatcggctaacGCCAggatcgggattctccatcggctaacgccggaatcgggattctccatcggctaacGCCGggatcgggattctccatcagctaacgccggaatcgggattctccatcggctaacgccggaatcgggattctccatcggctaacgccggaatcgggattctccatcggctaacgccggaatcgggattctccatcggctaacGCCGggatcgggattctccatcggctaacGCCTggatcgggattctccatcggctaacgccggaatcgggattctccatcggctaacgccggaatcgggattctccatcggctaacGCCGGGATCGGGATACTCCATCGGCTAACGCCGgaatcgggattctccatcggctaacGCCGggatcgggattctccatcggctaacGCCGggatcgggattctccatcggctaatgccggaatcgggattctccatcggctaacgccggaatcgggattctccatcggctaacGCCGggatcgggattctccatcggctaacGCCAggatcgggattctccatcggctaacgccggaatcgggattctccatcggctaacGCCGggatcgggattctccatcggctaacgccggaatcgggattctccatcggctaacGCCGggatcgggattctccatcggctaacgccggaatcgggattctccatcggctaacGCCGggatcgggattctccatcggctaacgccggaatcgggaagcGCGATCGGACAGAGAATCGGTTTTGTCGCCAAAACCATGGCGCTGATTTGACTCCAAATGGCAATTCTCCGGTTCCTTGACAGCGCTGccaatgtgttccactccacacatacagtaaacaccgttcgcATCTGAACAGGAGGCCTCAGACGGTATTCACCGGAtcctccgcaattctccacctccatGGCGGCAATTCCCGATGGCAAGGTtcccttgtgcttttaaaaataga contains:
- the lrrc34 gene encoding leucine-rich repeat-containing protein 34; protein product: MKLEVVGVTAPEVMKLSVARNNISGIGLMALANALKSNRTLTNVYIWGNNFDESSCSDFANLLKSGRLKPKRTDISPYWIDGRVYLAELAHGLQMNYYWSPAHGEKDDAALNASTYLLKDVHSSISQIDIEESTDASSSEGVLYFSTSSY